The following is a genomic window from Caldicellulosiruptor danielii.
TATTTTCGGCGCCCAGCCGCTCGACCAGTGAGCTGTTACGCACTCTTTAAAGGAATGGCTGCTTCTAAGCCAACCTCCTGGTTGTCTTCGCGGCTGAACATCCTTTGCACACTTAGCCACACCTTTGGGACCTTAGCAGTCGGTCTGGGCTGTTCCCCTCTCGACCACGGACCTTATCGCTCGTGGTCTGACTCCCAAGCTCAAAACCGCCAGCATTCGGAGTTTGATAGGGTTCGGTAACGTTTTTGCGCCCCTAGCCCAATCAGTGCTCTACCTCCAGCGGCCATCGCTTGAGGCTAGCCCTAAAGCTATTTCGGGGAGAACCAGCTATCTCCGGGTTCGATTGGAATTTCTCCACTACCCTCAGCTCATCCGACGCCTTTTCAACGACGACCGGTTCGGGCCTCCATGTGGTCTCACCCACACTTCACCCTGGCCAAGGGTAGATCACCCGGTTTCGGGTCTACTTACGCATACTATCGCCCTGTTCAGACTCGGTTTCCCTGCGGCTCCAGCGCTCTCTCGCGCCTTAGCCTCGCATGCGTAAGTAACTCGCCGGACCGTTCTTCAATAAGTACGACGTCAGGATGCTTAAAACACCCCTCCGTCTGCTTGTAGGCACAGGGTTTCAGGCTCTATTTCACTCCCCTCCCGGGGTTCTTTTCACCTTTCCCTCACGGTACTTGTCCACTATCGGTCACCGGTAGTATTTAGCCTTGGAGGGTGGTCCCCCCTGCTTCACACCAGCTTCCACGGCACTGGTGCTACTCAGGATCAGAAGCACCACTCTACACGCGCTTTTCGCCTACGGGGCTGTCACCCTCTACGGCTGGCCTTCCCAGACCATTCGGCTAAGCGCCTCAAGTGGCTTTGCGCTTCCGTCCTACAACCCCACCGCAAGTAAAATACTTGCGATGGTTTGGGCTCCTCCCCTTTCGCTCGCCGCTACTCAGGGAATCTCTTCTTGATTTCTTCTCCTCGGGGTACTAAGATGTTTCAGTTCCCCCGGTCTCCCCTCGCATGCCTACTTAATTCAGCATGCGATGCCAGGTCTTCCACCCGGCAGGTTGCCCCATTCGGGAATCCACGGATCTACGCCTGCTTGCGGCTCCCCGTGGCTTTTCGCAGCTTGCCACGCCCTTCATCGGCTCCGGTGCCGAGGCATCCACCCTGCGCCCTTTCCTCGCTTGACCTCCACAGACAAACCTGTATCAATCTGCCTTCTACTCGCTTTCCCCCTATTCACTTGCCAAACTGCCTCGATTTTTAGCCATTAAATCTATAAATTAAACAGCGATCTACTAAGGATTGCTCCTCTCTTTTACATACCCTTAGAAAGGAGGTGATCCAGCCGCACGTTCCCGTACGGCTACCTTGTTACGACTTCACCCCAATCATCAGCCCCACCTTCAACACAGCCATCCTGTGTCTTCAGGTGTTGCTGACTCTCATGGTGTGACGGGCGGTGTGTACAAGGCCCGGGAACGTATTCACCGCGGCATGCTGATCCGCGATTACTAGCGATTCCGACTTCATGCAGGCGAGTTGCAGCCTGCAATCCGAACTGGGGGTGCTTTTTTGGGATTCGCTCCGGCTCGCGCCTTCGCAACCCTCTGTAGCACCCATTGTAGCACGTGTGTAGCCCAGGGCATAAGGGGCATGATGATTTGACGTCATCCCCACCTTCCTCCGCCTCATCGGCGGCAGTCCCCTTAGAGTGCCCGCCTCTACGCGCTGGCAACTAAGGGCAGGGGTTGCGCTCGTTGCGGGACTTAACCCAACATCTCACGACACGAGCTGACGACAACCATGCACCACCTGTGTCCAGGCTCCTGCACTTACCGCGCAGGCACCCCACCCTTTCGGGCAGGTCCCCGGCATGTCAAGCCCTGGTAAGGTTCTTCGCGTTGCTTCGAATTAAACCACATGCTCCACCGCTTGTGCGGGCCCCCGTCAATTCCTTTGAGTTTCAACCTTGCGGCCGTACTCCCCAGGCGGGATGCTTATTGTGTTAACTACGGCACGGAAGAGTCCTTCTCCCCCACACCTAGCATCCATCGTTTACAGCGTGGACTACCAGGGTATCTAATCCTGTTTGCTCCCCACGCTTTCGTGCCTCAGCGTCAGTTACGGTCCAGACGGCCGCCTTCGCCACTGGTGTTCCTCCCGATATCTACGCATTTCACCGCTACACCGGGAATTCCGCCGTCCTCTCCCGCACTCAAGCCCAGCAGTATCGAGCGCTCCTTTTGGGTTGAGCCCAAAAATTTCACGCTCAACTTACCAGGCCGCCTACGCACCCTTTACGCCCAGTAATTCCGGACAACGCTCGCCACCTACGTATTACCGCGGCTGCTGGCACGTAGTTAGCCGTGGCTTTTTAAACGGGTACTATCTTCTACTTCTCCCCGTCCAAAGAGGTTTACACCCCGAAGGGCTCCTTCCCTCACGCGGCGTCGCTGCGTCAGGCTTTCGCCCATTGCGCAAGATTCCCCGCTGCTGCCTCCCGTAGGAGTGTGGGCCGTGTCTCAGTCCCACTGTGGCCGTACACCCTCTCAGGCCGGCTACCCGTCGTCGCCTTGGTAGGCCGTTACCCCACCAACTAGCTGATGGGCCGCGAGCCCATCCCCAGCCGGTATAGCCTCAAAAGCTACCCTTTCACCACAACATCATGCGATGCCGTGGTCCCATCGGGTATTAGCAGCCCTTTCGAGCTGTTATCCCCGTGCTGAGGGTAGGTTGCTCACGTGTTACTCACCCGTCCGCCGCTAAGGTAGCCACTCCAGCTCATCACCTTCATAGCTACCTCCGCTCGACTTGCATGCGTTAGGCACGCCGCCAGCGTTCGTCCTGAGCCAGGATCAAACTCTCAAATAAAATCTACATGCAGAGCTCAATCCTTAGCTCATAAATTTCTTGGCCGCAAGGAGCCAATCCTTTTCGACCGCTGTTTAATTTCCAAGCTGCTCACCGCCTCTTCAAGGCGGCAATTATTAATTATAATTTTTCTTTTTGTTTTTGTCAAGTACTTTTTTGTCTTTTTTATCTCATTTTTTTGTTGCCGCTTTCGCAGCGACAGTTTTATATTATAAGGGGATTTTTAAATTGTGTCAATAGGGTAGGCAAAAAAATTTCTATAGCTCAAAAATTACTTTAAGATAAATCCGGAAGATAAAAATCGAATTCTTTATCTCTGTCACACACTAATCTTCCATCAATATATTCAAGCTTTGCAACCTGAAGTGATGTCCTCCAATATCTATTATCTTTCCAAAACTCCTCTGTACCTTCCATTCCCTCAGGATGAGTAAAGTAAAATATATAAGCCGTCTCATCATCTATTACAAGAACATCAGCATGATGTCCTATTTGCCCGTCATCTTCCCTTTTACCCGGCTTATCTAAAATATTTTCTTGCCTGTGCCACACAGTTGCATCTTCTGAAGAATAAACTCCCAGTCCACACCACGGGTCTGTTATCATCCAGTACTTGCCTTTCCAATAAAAGACATTTGGCCCCTCTTGAGGTCTATCAGTTAAGGCTGGCCCCAAAACCTTCCAATTTTTTAGATTGTTACTCTCTGCTACATATATGTATGAATGGTCTGCTTCATCCTTGTACCACATCCTAAAAGTTCCATCTGGCATCTGGAAAACGCATGCGTCGATCACCTTATTTGAAGACAGTTCAAGTTTGCAGACAAACTCCCAGTCCCATAAATTTTTGCTTTTGTAGTACAAAATATATCTGTCTGCATTCCAATCCTGTGGAACACCAGGTACAAAGCTCACATACATATGGTATTCCCCTTCATATAATATTACCTCAGGTGCCCAGAAGGTGTTTCTGCCCCTGCCATATTGAAGTTCTATAGTTCCTCTGTAAAGCCAAGTTCTGCCACCATCTTTTGATTCAGCAATGCCTATGTCAGTGCCATGCATGAAGGCCTTGCCAGGAAGTTTTTGGTTTGCTCTTCTGTTTGTGTACAAAATCCACCAACTTTTTTCAAGGTGATTGTATATGATGGTTGGGTCTGCGGCACCATCATAGATTGGGTCTCTAAAAAGAGGCGTCGGTGGCTTTGGCACATTTATCATCTCCTTTTGATAAATTTTATTTCCCTTTTGTACACTGGAATTAACTTAGCTGACTCAATCACAGCAACCCTGTCATTTCCCTTGTAATCAGGTACTTTCTGAAGATATATGTCATGAAACTTTGAAATAGCAGACATCTTTATTATGATTTCCTCAGGAAAATTGAGTTCTTTAAGGCTCAAGTGAAATCTATTAAAACCATCGTAAAAGTCGTCGTTTACAAGTTTGTCATCAACAAATGCTTGAATAACATCACCAACATATTCTATCTCAAGAAGCAAATCGTCCAAATCTTCTTTGTTGCCTAAAATTTTGTATTTGAGCTTAAACTGTTTGACATTATCTTTTCTGCTGTCATCAGTATATAAAAATCTATCAAATTCACTTTTAACAAATTTCTCTTCATACCATTTCACATCTGACTTTATTTCTTCGAACCAAAAACTGATTTTATACAAGTTTTCTGCAACCATTTCAGCACGTAAGTTTACATCCAATTCTATTTTATCATTTTCATAAGTCGGATATAGATAGAAATAACCTTCAGGATTTTCACCATACACGTAAATAGTATCATCTTTCACAAATATATTATGTGTTGGACATATCAATATTCTTTCTTGATCTCTAATCTTTACCTTCCACGTTTTTT
Proteins encoded in this region:
- a CDS encoding family 43 glycosylhydrolase, giving the protein MPKPPTPLFRDPIYDGAADPTIIYNHLEKSWWILYTNRRANQKLPGKAFMHGTDIGIAESKDGGRTWLYRGTIELQYGRGRNTFWAPEVILYEGEYHMYVSFVPGVPQDWNADRYILYYKSKNLWDWEFVCKLELSSNKVIDACVFQMPDGTFRMWYKDEADHSYIYVAESNNLKNWKVLGPALTDRPQEGPNVFYWKGKYWMITDPWCGLGVYSSEDATVWHRQENILDKPGKREDDGQIGHHADVLVIDDETAYIFYFTHPEGMEGTEEFWKDNRYWRTSLQVAKLEYIDGRLVCDRDKEFDFYLPDLS